In a genomic window of Acidobacteriota bacterium:
- a CDS encoding SDR family oxidoreductase — MPPDATPAEGGRRLALVTGASSGIGEAFAALLAERGFDVALTARRGDRLSALAATLGEVHGVQTLVIPADLADPRAPAEIVERIAGAGRVVDVLVNNAGYALGGTYRRIPWERQRDLLQVLLVAVCDMTHRCLPGMIDRGYGRIVNVSSLMGLTPGLPGSTLYGASKAFIVRFSQSLATEVRQHGVYVTAVCPGFTRSEFHDLAGSHRALGRLPRPFWADARTVARSGLDAAMAGRVIYVNGWVNRTLRAAAWLVPDGVTLSVLRRVVGRAAVSRR; from the coding sequence GTGCCTCCGGACGCCACGCCAGCAGAAGGCGGGCGCCGCCTCGCGCTCGTCACCGGCGCCTCGTCCGGCATCGGCGAGGCGTTCGCGGCCCTGCTCGCCGAGCGCGGCTTCGACGTCGCGCTCACGGCCCGGCGTGGCGACCGTCTCTCGGCTCTCGCGGCGACGCTCGGCGAGGTCCACGGTGTCCAGACCCTGGTCATCCCGGCCGACCTCGCGGACCCTCGTGCCCCGGCGGAGATCGTCGAGCGGATTGCCGGCGCCGGCCGGGTCGTCGACGTCCTCGTCAACAACGCCGGGTACGCCCTCGGCGGCACCTACCGGCGCATTCCGTGGGAGCGGCAGCGCGATCTGCTCCAGGTGCTGCTCGTCGCGGTCTGCGACATGACGCATCGATGCCTGCCCGGCATGATCGACCGCGGGTACGGCCGGATCGTCAACGTGTCGTCGCTCATGGGCCTGACGCCGGGCCTGCCGGGGTCGACGCTGTACGGTGCGTCGAAGGCGTTCATCGTGCGGTTCTCGCAGTCGCTGGCGACCGAGGTCCGCCAGCACGGGGTGTACGTGACGGCGGTCTGTCCCGGGTTCACGCGCAGCGAGTTCCACGACCTCGCCGGCTCTCATCGGGCGCTCGGCCGGCTGCCGCGCCCGTTCTGGGCCGATGCCCGTACCGTCGCGCGATCGGGCCTCGACGCGGCCATGGCCGGGCGGGTGATCTACGTCAATGGCTGGGTGAACCGGACGCTCAGGGCCGCGGCGTGGCTCGTTCCCGACGGCGTGACGCTGTCGGTCCTGCGACGGGTCGTCGGGCGGGCGGCCGTCAGTCGCCGATGA
- the egtD gene encoding L-histidine N(alpha)-methyltransferase: protein MPGSWRRHPAGSSSHEHARSPLASDVRAGIARAPRRLSSRYLYDDLGSALFETICHLPWYRITRAESALLDRHAGEIAARSGPAPFVVELGPGSGDKLRRLGNAFAACGRAVHLHLVDISSGALASARRALSDLDGVSITADHATYEAGLARVDRVRPPGLSMLTLLLGSNIGNYERDEAVALLRRIRTAGRRGDWLLLGADLVKPEADLLLAYDDPLGVTAAFNKNLLFRMNTELGADFDLSSFDHVARWNAEHARVEMHLVSRSLQRVQIPGAGLTLRFEAGETIWTESSCKYTPASLAALTAEAGFAMNAHWTDHEAGFALALFQASDDRR from the coding sequence ATGCCGGGCTCCTGGCGCCGCCACCCGGCCGGCTCGTCGTCTCACGAACATGCGCGTAGCCCCCTGGCGTCCGACGTCCGCGCAGGTATCGCACGGGCGCCACGACGACTTTCCTCGAGATACCTGTACGACGACCTCGGATCGGCCCTGTTCGAGACGATCTGTCATCTGCCCTGGTACCGGATCACCCGAGCCGAGTCGGCGCTGCTCGACCGCCACGCCGGCGAGATCGCGGCCCGTTCCGGTCCGGCACCCTTCGTCGTCGAGCTGGGACCGGGCAGCGGCGACAAGCTGCGGCGCCTGGGCAACGCCTTTGCCGCGTGCGGCCGCGCCGTCCACCTGCACCTGGTTGACATCTCGTCGGGCGCGCTCGCCTCGGCCCGACGCGCGCTGAGCGACCTCGACGGCGTTTCCATCACCGCCGATCACGCCACGTACGAGGCGGGCCTGGCACGCGTCGACCGGGTACGTCCGCCGGGCCTCTCGATGCTCACGCTGCTGCTCGGCTCGAACATCGGCAACTACGAGCGCGACGAGGCGGTCGCGTTGCTGCGCCGCATCCGGACGGCGGGCCGGCGAGGCGACTGGCTGCTGCTTGGAGCCGACCTCGTCAAACCGGAAGCCGACCTGCTGCTCGCCTACGACGACCCGCTCGGCGTCACGGCCGCGTTCAACAAGAACCTGCTGTTCAGGATGAACACCGAGCTCGGCGCCGACTTCGACCTCTCGAGCTTCGACCACGTGGCGCGCTGGAACGCGGAGCACGCCCGCGTGGAGATGCACCTCGTGAGCCGCTCGCTGCAGCGCGTGCAGATCCCGGGCGCTGGCCTCACGTTGCGCTTCGAGGCCGGTGAGACGATCTGGACTGAGAGCTCCTGCAAGTACACCCCGGCCAGCCTGGCCGCGCTGACGGCGGAGGCAGGGTTCGCCATGAACGCCCACTGGACGGACCACGAGGCAGGCTTTGCGCTGGCGCTCTTCCAGGCGAGCGACGACAGGCGGTGA
- the pap gene encoding polyphosphate:AMP phosphotransferase, with protein sequence MFETAELGRTISKDEYRAQVPVLRAALLDVQRRLFDASFPVIVVFAGVDGAGKGETVNLLNEWMDPRWIVTRAFGPPSDEESERPEFWRYWRALPARGRLGLFQSSWYSTPVLSRVYRRIGAAAFQARLNRIRRFERMLADDGALILKFWMHLDKKHQRRRLTTLEENPLTRWRVTRREWANWKRYDRFIEAAEEAIRITSRAYAPWTIVEGRDLRYRSLTVGTALLGAIEGHLGQRAAPPERRPRGVAVSTAAVGAPGHRVKVSGPASILSKLDMTQKLPPKKVGRRLEEAQGHLNLLQRRAAERGISMVMVFEGWDAAGKGGAIRRVAAALDARTYQVISIAAPTDEERAHHYLWRFWRHLSRRGRVTMFDRSWYGRVLVERVEGFAQEHEWRRAYAEINQFEEELVENDTVLVKYWLHVTSDEQLRRFRERKRSPWKQWKLTPEDWRNRRHWADYEVAVSDMVERTSTLVAPWTLVEANDKWFARIKVIETACARLEQAMAKVDA encoded by the coding sequence GTGTTCGAGACGGCCGAACTGGGACGCACCATCTCGAAGGACGAGTACCGCGCGCAGGTGCCCGTGCTGCGCGCGGCCCTGCTCGACGTGCAGCGGCGGCTGTTCGACGCGAGCTTTCCCGTCATCGTCGTCTTCGCCGGCGTCGACGGCGCGGGCAAGGGCGAGACCGTCAACCTGCTCAACGAGTGGATGGACCCGCGGTGGATCGTGACGCGGGCGTTCGGACCGCCCTCCGACGAGGAGAGCGAGCGCCCGGAGTTCTGGCGCTACTGGCGCGCGCTTCCGGCGCGAGGCCGCCTCGGGCTGTTCCAGAGCAGCTGGTACTCCACGCCCGTCCTCAGTCGCGTCTATCGACGCATTGGCGCGGCGGCCTTCCAGGCGCGTCTCAACCGGATCCGCCGGTTCGAGCGGATGCTGGCCGACGACGGGGCCCTCATCCTCAAGTTCTGGATGCATCTCGACAAGAAGCACCAGCGACGCCGCCTGACGACGCTCGAAGAGAACCCCCTCACACGGTGGCGGGTGACGCGTCGCGAGTGGGCGAACTGGAAACGGTACGATCGCTTCATCGAGGCCGCCGAAGAGGCCATCAGGATCACCAGCCGTGCGTACGCACCCTGGACCATCGTCGAGGGCCGCGACCTCAGGTATCGCAGCTTGACGGTGGGGACGGCGCTGCTCGGGGCCATCGAGGGACACCTCGGTCAGCGGGCGGCTCCACCGGAACGGAGGCCGCGCGGCGTGGCCGTCAGCACGGCTGCCGTCGGCGCCCCGGGGCATCGTGTGAAGGTCTCCGGTCCGGCGTCGATTCTGTCGAAGCTCGACATGACGCAGAAGCTCCCGCCGAAGAAGGTCGGCCGCCGTCTGGAGGAGGCGCAGGGACACCTGAACCTGCTCCAGCGGCGCGCCGCCGAACGGGGCATCTCGATGGTGATGGTGTTCGAGGGGTGGGATGCGGCCGGGAAGGGCGGCGCGATCAGGCGGGTGGCCGCCGCGCTCGATGCCCGCACGTATCAGGTGATCTCGATTGCGGCCCCCACGGACGAGGAGCGCGCGCACCACTATCTCTGGCGCTTCTGGCGTCACCTCAGCCGGCGGGGGCGCGTGACGATGTTCGACCGCAGCTGGTACGGCCGCGTGCTCGTGGAGCGCGTGGAGGGGTTCGCGCAAGAGCACGAGTGGCGACGCGCCTACGCCGAGATCAACCAGTTCGAGGAGGAACTGGTCGAGAACGACACCGTGCTCGTCAAGTACTGGCTGCACGTCACCTCGGACGAGCAACTCCGGCGCTTTCGCGAGCGCAAACGGTCGCCGTGGAAGCAGTGGAAGCTGACGCCGGAGGACTGGCGCAACCGCCGGCACTGGGCGGACTACGAGGTGGCGGTCAGCGACATGGTCGAACGCACGAGTACCCTCGTCGCGCCCTGGACGCTCGTCGAGGCGAACGACAAGTGGTTTGCGCGGATCAAGGTCATCGAGACGGCGTGCGCGCGCCTCGAACAGGCGATGGCCAAGGTCGACGCGTGA
- a CDS encoding SUMF1/EgtB/PvdO family nonheme iron enzyme has protein sequence MPPSPTAVLDRSAALEWYRKNRARSAEIFDVIDEGAYYSRPIALRNPIVFYEGHLPGFSVNTLIKKGLGRAGVDARLEDIFARGIDPDDEQSAAPRGNVTTWPARVEVRRFADACDALVERALCEDAVEREGAPVLDRAEGVFTLLEHEALHHETLLYMWHRLDLRDKLRPAGDEPVTGVDAPTPSQVLVPAGTATLGARRGAMPFGWDNEFEEHRVEVAAFEIDVYDVTNAAFLEFVEGGGYGDPRWWNDADLSWLERERVRHPMFWERHDGTWYWRGQFTLVPLPLAWPVYVTYAEAAAFARWRGRRLPSEAEFHRAAYGTPSGDERTHPWGDARPDTTRGRFDFSGWDPVPVGSFPAGVSAWGLHDLVGNGWEWTSTVFAPFPGFRPSPSYPEYSADFFDGQHYVLKGASPVTARELIRRSFRNWFRPQYPYVYATFRCVRSLD, from the coding sequence ATGCCCCCATCCCCCACGGCCGTGCTCGACCGTTCGGCCGCGCTCGAGTGGTATCGCAAGAACCGCGCGCGGTCGGCGGAGATCTTCGATGTGATCGACGAAGGCGCGTACTACTCACGCCCGATCGCCTTGCGCAATCCCATCGTCTTCTACGAGGGACATCTCCCTGGGTTCAGCGTGAACACGCTGATCAAGAAGGGACTGGGACGCGCGGGGGTCGACGCCCGGCTCGAGGACATCTTCGCGCGCGGCATCGACCCCGACGACGAGCAGTCGGCGGCGCCGCGGGGCAACGTGACCACCTGGCCGGCGAGAGTCGAGGTGCGCCGCTTCGCGGACGCCTGTGACGCGCTCGTCGAGCGGGCGCTCTGCGAGGATGCGGTTGAGCGCGAGGGCGCGCCCGTGCTCGATCGCGCCGAGGGCGTCTTCACGCTGCTCGAGCACGAGGCCCTCCACCACGAGACGCTGCTCTACATGTGGCATCGGCTCGACCTGCGAGACAAGCTGCGGCCGGCCGGTGACGAGCCCGTCACGGGCGTTGACGCGCCGACGCCATCCCAGGTGCTCGTGCCCGCTGGGACGGCCACGCTCGGTGCGCGGCGCGGCGCCATGCCGTTCGGCTGGGACAACGAGTTCGAGGAGCATCGTGTGGAGGTCGCCGCCTTCGAGATCGACGTGTACGACGTCACGAACGCGGCCTTCCTCGAGTTCGTCGAAGGAGGGGGCTACGGCGATCCCCGATGGTGGAACGACGCCGATCTTTCCTGGCTCGAACGCGAGCGCGTTCGTCATCCGATGTTCTGGGAGCGCCACGACGGCACATGGTACTGGCGAGGGCAGTTCACGCTCGTCCCGCTGCCGCTCGCGTGGCCCGTGTACGTGACTTACGCCGAAGCCGCCGCGTTCGCCCGGTGGCGGGGGCGTCGTCTGCCCTCCGAAGCGGAGTTCCACCGGGCCGCCTACGGGACGCCGTCGGGCGACGAGCGCACGCACCCCTGGGGCGACGCGAGGCCCGACACGACGCGCGGCCGCTTCGACTTCTCAGGCTGGGATCCCGTGCCCGTCGGGTCGTTCCCCGCCGGCGTCAGTGCCTGGGGCCTCCACGATCTCGTCGGCAACGGGTGGGAGTGGACGAGCACTGTGTTTGCGCCCTTCCCCGGCTTTCGGCCGTCGCCGTCGTACCCTGAGTACTCGGCCGACTTCTTCGACGGCCAACACTACGTGTTGAAAGGTGCCTCGCCGGTGACGGCACGGGAGCTGATTCGCCGCAGCTTCCGGAACTGGTTCCGCCCGCAGTACCCGTACGTCTACGCCACCTTCCGGTGCGTCCGGAGCCTCGACTGA
- a CDS encoding RluA family pseudouridine synthase produces MTTTSTRPNRPSWIVEAAAAGARLDRWLADATRLGSRARAADALARGRVFLEGIELTLADAGRRLAGGEQVEWWADRPGSASRRPARRFGALAVVFEDGHLIVVDKPAGLLTVPLPADPEAESVADRVAEHWRSHGRRRPAVVHRIDRDTSGLVVFARTPEAQSALKAQFLDRRAERTYLAVVRGHPAPAVGIWRDWLKWDDRVLRQRAATVRTRGAVEAICHYRIAEVFEGASLVEVRLETGKQHQIRAQAWHHGHPLVGERSYIDEGEAAATPAFGRQALHAWRLGLEHPVDGRPLRFEAPVPADFRKLLTRLRAGR; encoded by the coding sequence ATGACGACCACCTCGACGCGTCCGAACCGGCCGTCGTGGATCGTCGAAGCGGCTGCCGCCGGCGCGCGCCTCGACCGCTGGCTCGCCGATGCGACTCGCCTCGGGTCGCGGGCCCGGGCGGCTGACGCGCTGGCGCGGGGACGCGTGTTCCTGGAAGGAATCGAGCTCACACTGGCCGATGCCGGCCGGCGTCTCGCGGGCGGCGAGCAGGTCGAATGGTGGGCCGATCGCCCGGGCAGCGCGTCGCGTCGACCTGCCCGGCGATTCGGCGCCCTGGCCGTCGTGTTCGAGGACGGGCACCTGATCGTCGTCGACAAGCCCGCCGGCCTGCTGACGGTCCCGCTGCCGGCCGACCCCGAAGCCGAATCGGTGGCCGATCGGGTGGCGGAGCACTGGCGATCGCACGGGCGGCGGCGGCCCGCCGTCGTGCACCGCATCGATCGCGACACGTCGGGCCTGGTGGTGTTCGCCCGAACGCCGGAGGCGCAGAGCGCCCTGAAAGCCCAGTTCCTCGACCGGCGCGCGGAACGGACCTATCTGGCCGTGGTGCGCGGCCATCCGGCCCCGGCGGTCGGCATCTGGCGCGACTGGCTGAAATGGGACGACCGCGTGCTGCGCCAGCGAGCGGCGACGGTCCGCACGCGCGGTGCCGTCGAGGCGATCTGCCACTATCGGATCGCTGAGGTGTTCGAAGGGGCATCGCTCGTCGAGGTGCGGCTCGAGACGGGCAAGCAACACCAGATCCGCGCACAAGCCTGGCATCACGGACACCCGCTCGTCGGCGAGCGCTCGTACATCGATGAGGGGGAGGCCGCTGCCACGCCGGCGTTCGGCCGGCAGGCGCTGCACGCCTGGCGCCTGGGCCTCGAGCACCCGGTCGATGGACGGCCGCTCCGCTTCGAGGCCCCCGTACCGGCCGATTTCCGGAAACTGTTGACGAGGCTTCGGGCGGGCCGATAG
- a CDS encoding insulinase family protein, translated as MQAFVRVVLVAGLVALAADVVEAQTLRVEAQRKVLDNGVTVIVWERPSAGRIGARMFYRVDIAAERPGTAGLTHMLEHFLFKGSDVAGTSDWEKERAIAERIERLERDITDEKNRHRDCFRQREVFAEVERECDTPRLAELQRALEAAVAEQDALSDPTWYDWAVQSAGGSNSTASTGRDWMKFDIDLPASKLELFLWTERARLEHPVFRQFEAEREVVVDQIRRYDNRPDGKFSRALRSMTYDAHPYGWAHWFSDLTRATREDHWEIFHKYFIPQNAIVVVVGEVKAEAVFEQVEAYFGDWQRGRPSPRLRTVEPPPVGERRTVVTAAAGPSVVMHARMPAIGHPDAPVFEVLAELLDGPQGRLRRVLVDERALATSTGASAWTSKYPSHFEWRADARSNGDLAALERGLDEVVAVIGRGAVDPAEIRAAASRLELALARSLDEIGNAAVTLGSMEAIHRWDHLNELPTLWARVTGADLSRVVQTYFESDKRVVGILRREETASTAGRGVVGDPVADDAPIRADEVPIVRPGAWPYGGPVGERHLRPVDRRPAPSASRLEPVPLTDDPAWQTTLPTAPEPGDPEGLAVAEQPWYAPPWMAGQRPSRFASPAPTRRYEDLTFVPSPFVPPDPAPHRVQAARGPAAFVVEDALLPMAQIALMIDAPSLADPAGKEGLAGLVASLLQRADTANRTRQQLQTALDGLGASMRVSTDRAGTRVDAVAPATGAVETLQLVLELVTSPRFDGAFDAERERAALAAERAGDNAGVRLQALFDRRLYGGDHPMGRRPTAASVRAIGLDDVRRWLEARYRPRHMVLAVSGPTPRADVERVLAAAFADAPADATPAPPPALPTPAAPRGRVVVTEEIDTRQGHVMLGHLGIGAPPDDHAALEVMHYILAGGGFVSRMMKLLRTDTGITAALYGDVRPGRHGVQPYLWRFSGQPETLARGVRLALEQIRTMRDEGVTEAEFEAARTAFLDGLIPASYETSHKVAERLAEQHLFGLYSYQSPQYLNYYAGDARQAEAMRRLTRDDVNRAARKYLHPDDLVIAVAGPLARIQAAADEAERSLVGAR; from the coding sequence ATGCAGGCGTTCGTTCGAGTCGTCTTGGTGGCCGGGCTGGTCGCACTGGCGGCTGACGTCGTCGAAGCGCAGACGCTTCGGGTCGAAGCGCAGCGGAAGGTCCTCGACAACGGCGTGACCGTGATCGTCTGGGAGCGCCCGTCTGCCGGGCGCATCGGCGCCCGGATGTTCTACCGCGTCGATATCGCCGCCGAGCGGCCCGGGACGGCCGGTCTCACGCACATGCTCGAGCACTTCCTGTTCAAGGGCAGCGACGTCGCCGGGACCAGCGACTGGGAGAAGGAACGGGCCATCGCCGAGCGGATCGAGCGGCTCGAGCGCGACATCACGGACGAGAAGAACCGCCACCGCGACTGCTTCCGCCAGCGCGAGGTGTTCGCGGAGGTCGAGCGCGAGTGCGACACGCCACGGCTCGCGGAGCTGCAGCGCGCGCTCGAGGCGGCTGTCGCCGAGCAGGACGCGCTGTCGGATCCGACCTGGTACGACTGGGCGGTGCAGTCGGCAGGTGGATCGAACTCGACGGCGTCGACCGGGCGCGACTGGATGAAGTTCGACATCGACCTGCCTGCCAGCAAGCTCGAACTGTTCCTGTGGACGGAGCGGGCACGTCTCGAGCACCCCGTGTTCCGGCAGTTCGAGGCGGAGCGCGAGGTCGTCGTCGATCAGATTCGGCGATACGACAACCGGCCCGACGGCAAGTTCAGCCGCGCCCTGCGATCGATGACCTACGATGCGCATCCGTACGGCTGGGCCCACTGGTTCAGCGACCTCACCCGTGCCACCCGAGAAGACCACTGGGAGATCTTCCACAAGTACTTCATTCCTCAGAACGCCATCGTCGTCGTCGTCGGCGAGGTGAAGGCCGAGGCCGTCTTCGAGCAGGTGGAGGCGTATTTCGGAGACTGGCAGCGAGGCCGGCCCTCGCCTCGCCTGCGCACGGTGGAACCGCCGCCGGTGGGCGAGCGCCGGACGGTCGTCACGGCCGCCGCGGGGCCGAGTGTCGTGATGCACGCCAGGATGCCGGCGATCGGCCATCCCGACGCGCCGGTGTTCGAGGTGCTCGCCGAGTTGCTCGATGGTCCGCAGGGGCGGCTCAGGCGGGTGCTGGTCGACGAGCGGGCCCTGGCCACGTCGACGGGCGCCTCGGCCTGGACCTCGAAGTACCCGTCGCACTTCGAGTGGCGGGCCGACGCGCGCTCGAACGGCGACCTCGCCGCGCTCGAACGCGGGTTGGACGAGGTCGTCGCGGTGATTGGCCGGGGCGCGGTCGATCCCGCCGAGATCCGCGCCGCGGCGAGTCGCCTGGAGCTCGCCCTCGCACGCAGCCTCGACGAGATCGGCAACGCGGCTGTCACTCTCGGCAGCATGGAGGCGATCCATCGGTGGGATCACCTGAACGAACTCCCGACGCTGTGGGCGCGCGTGACGGGGGCCGACCTCTCCCGCGTCGTGCAGACGTACTTCGAAAGCGACAAGCGCGTGGTTGGCATCCTGCGGCGGGAGGAGACCGCGAGCACGGCCGGCCGAGGCGTCGTGGGCGACCCGGTCGCCGACGATGCACCGATCCGGGCCGACGAGGTGCCCATCGTACGACCGGGCGCATGGCCGTACGGCGGGCCCGTGGGCGAGCGGCACCTGCGTCCAGTCGACCGACGGCCCGCTCCTTCGGCGTCTCGACTCGAGCCGGTGCCCCTCACCGACGATCCTGCCTGGCAGACGACGTTGCCGACGGCGCCGGAGCCTGGCGACCCGGAGGGCCTCGCGGTGGCCGAGCAGCCGTGGTACGCCCCGCCGTGGATGGCCGGACAGCGGCCGAGCCGCTTTGCGAGCCCGGCGCCCACCCGGCGGTACGAGGATCTGACCTTCGTGCCGAGTCCGTTCGTGCCGCCCGATCCGGCCCCGCATCGGGTGCAGGCGGCCAGGGGGCCCGCCGCGTTCGTGGTCGAAGACGCCCTCCTGCCGATGGCGCAGATCGCCCTGATGATCGACGCCCCGTCACTGGCGGACCCGGCGGGGAAGGAAGGCCTGGCCGGCCTCGTGGCCTCGCTGCTGCAGCGGGCCGACACGGCGAACCGCACCCGGCAGCAGCTGCAGACCGCGCTCGATGGACTCGGCGCGTCGATGCGCGTGTCGACCGACCGGGCGGGCACGCGCGTGGACGCCGTGGCGCCCGCGACCGGTGCGGTCGAGACGCTGCAACTCGTGCTCGAGCTCGTCACGTCGCCCCGGTTCGACGGCGCATTCGACGCCGAGCGCGAGCGGGCCGCCCTGGCGGCCGAACGGGCGGGCGACAACGCGGGCGTGCGCCTGCAGGCCCTTTTCGATCGTCGCCTGTACGGCGGCGACCATCCGATGGGGCGGCGGCCGACGGCCGCGTCGGTCCGCGCCATCGGGCTCGACGACGTGAGGCGATGGCTCGAAGCCCGATATCGCCCGCGCCACATGGTGCTCGCGGTTTCAGGTCCCACGCCGCGTGCGGACGTCGAACGCGTGCTGGCCGCGGCGTTCGCCGACGCGCCGGCCGACGCCACGCCCGCGCCGCCGCCGGCCCTCCCGACGCCGGCGGCGCCGCGCGGTCGCGTCGTGGTCACCGAGGAGATCGACACGCGTCAGGGTCACGTGATGCTGGGACACCTCGGCATCGGGGCGCCGCCAGACGATCACGCGGCGCTCGAGGTCATGCACTACATCCTGGCCGGAGGCGGCTTCGTCTCGCGGATGATGAAGCTCCTGCGCACCGATACCGGCATCACGGCGGCGCTCTACGGCGACGTCCGTCCGGGGCGGCACGGCGTGCAGCCGTACCTGTGGCGGTTCAGCGGGCAGCCCGAGACGCTGGCGCGCGGCGTCCGGCTCGCGCTCGAGCAGATCCGGACCATGCGCGACGAGGGCGTGACCGAGGCGGAGTTCGAAGCCGCCCGGACGGCGTTTCTCGACGGTCTCATTCCGGCGTCGTACGAGACGTCGCACAAGGTGGCCGAGCGGCTCGCCGAGCAGCACCTCTTCGGCCTGTACTCCTACCAGTCGCCGCAGTACTTGAACTACTACGCAGGCGACGCGCGGCAGGCCGAGGCCATGCGCCGGCTGACGCGTGACGACGTGAACCGGGCGGCGCGCAAGTACCTGCACCCCGACGATCTGGTGATCGCGGTCGCCGGGCCTCTCGCGCGCATCCAGGCGGCGGCCGACGAGGCCGAGAGGTCGCTCGTCGGCGCGCGCTGA